One window of the Endomicrobium proavitum genome contains the following:
- a CDS encoding DUF362 domain-containing protein, with translation MAKISLLKCDDYNRVNSAVKESVHLLGGISSFIKPGEKILIKPNLLAPKEPSKAVTTHPEAVKAVIQLVKSAGATPIVGDSPGGAVRDIKNLWKVTGMEDICTREKVELVNFEAAGSKAFDIGDNNVKRVNFSNAVLNCDGIINVPKLKTHSLMAFTAGIKNLYGCVPGLMKVEYHKLASKNKDFAHLLANIYLFLKNKIRFTIIDGVLAMEGNGPSSGEIRRLNVIAASADTALLDAVMLTSLRRDISKSEIFKKLMISKKDTDGAEIIGNARQDFNFENFKFPSLRKLDLMPKPLIKILGKFLWVHPEINEDVCVKCMMCKKSCPANAIYKIESGYPRVEDKKCISCFCCHEMCPYKAVDFAKSFLAKIFIKED, from the coding sequence ATGGCAAAGATAAGCCTTCTTAAGTGCGACGATTATAACAGAGTTAACAGCGCCGTTAAAGAATCTGTCCATCTTCTCGGCGGCATATCTTCTTTTATTAAACCCGGCGAAAAAATTCTTATTAAGCCCAACCTTTTAGCTCCTAAAGAACCGTCAAAAGCGGTTACAACCCATCCTGAAGCGGTAAAAGCGGTTATACAGCTTGTAAAAAGCGCCGGCGCAACGCCCATAGTGGGAGACAGTCCCGGCGGAGCCGTAAGAGATATAAAAAATCTTTGGAAAGTAACGGGAATGGAAGATATTTGCACGCGCGAAAAAGTTGAGCTTGTAAATTTTGAAGCCGCGGGTTCTAAAGCTTTTGACATTGGCGACAATAACGTTAAGCGGGTTAATTTTTCAAACGCGGTTTTAAACTGCGACGGCATTATAAACGTTCCTAAATTAAAAACGCATTCTCTTATGGCTTTTACGGCGGGCATAAAAAATCTTTACGGCTGCGTGCCCGGGTTAATGAAGGTTGAGTATCATAAACTTGCCTCTAAAAATAAAGATTTCGCGCATTTGCTTGCAAATATATATCTTTTCTTAAAAAACAAAATACGTTTTACAATTATAGACGGAGTTTTGGCAATGGAAGGCAACGGTCCAAGCTCCGGAGAAATAAGGCGGTTAAATGTTATCGCCGCAAGCGCCGATACCGCTTTACTTGACGCAGTTATGCTTACTTCATTGCGCCGCGACATTTCAAAGAGCGAAATATTTAAGAAATTGATGATAAGCAAAAAAGACACCGACGGCGCCGAAATAATAGGCAACGCGCGCCAAGATTTTAATTTTGAAAATTTTAAATTTCCGTCTTTAAGAAAACTTGATTTAATGCCCAAACCTTTAATTAAAATTTTAGGAAAATTTTTGTGGGTGCACCCTGAAATAAACGAAGATGTATGCGTTAAGTGCATGATGTGTAAAAAATCCTGTCCGGCAAATGCCATATATAAAATTGAAAGCGGTTACCCGCGCGTGGAAGACAAAAAATGCATAAGCTGTTTTTGCTGCCATGAAATGTGTCCGTATAAAGCCGTAGATTTTGCAAAAAGTTTTCTTGCAAAAATTTTTATCAAGGAGGATTAA
- a CDS encoding lysophospholipid acyltransferase family protein, whose translation MAVTLRKIQNYAEYIPLRIILFFILLLPVSFAQKIGDKLASFFYYFIPYRKKHVIKELTLSFPEKSQKDIQTIAKNVYKTFFGMIVDVVFFSKMPDEKIKNMMTYDKTIIANAFAKGRGVVLMPAHMGSWEWTALSFSKDYPINITVTKQKNELFDKMLNESRMNKGYTNIYKIYKTPMMFRDCLNALKLNQSVSILSDQDAGRNGMFVPFFGRPASMPRGAALLALKAQCPIISVFGIRQKDGHMNMEIHDIPLPNTGNKEEDIRIINTTYSHQLEDVVRRHPEQWFWFHRKWKTQQMVRG comes from the coding sequence ATGGCCGTTACTTTAAGAAAAATCCAAAACTACGCCGAGTATATTCCTCTAAGAATAATTTTATTTTTTATTCTTCTTTTGCCGGTAAGCTTTGCGCAAAAAATAGGCGACAAGCTGGCGTCGTTTTTTTATTATTTTATTCCTTACAGAAAAAAGCACGTTATTAAAGAACTTACTCTTTCATTTCCGGAAAAATCTCAAAAAGACATACAAACAATAGCCAAAAATGTTTACAAAACGTTTTTCGGCATGATAGTTGACGTTGTGTTTTTTTCTAAAATGCCCGACGAAAAAATAAAAAACATGATGACTTACGACAAAACTATTATAGCTAACGCTTTTGCCAAAGGGCGCGGGGTTGTTTTAATGCCGGCGCATATGGGCAGCTGGGAATGGACGGCGCTTTCGTTTTCAAAAGATTACCCTATAAATATTACGGTTACAAAACAAAAAAACGAGCTTTTTGACAAAATGCTTAACGAATCAAGAATGAATAAAGGCTACACCAATATTTACAAAATATATAAAACGCCTATGATGTTTAGAGATTGTTTAAACGCGTTAAAATTAAACCAGTCTGTTTCTATTCTTTCAGATCAAGACGCCGGCAGAAACGGAATGTTTGTTCCGTTTTTCGGAAGGCCTGCGTCTATGCCAAGGGGGGCGGCGCTGCTTGCGTTAAAGGCGCAATGTCCCATTATTTCAGTTTTCGGCATAAGGCAAAAAGACGGTCATATGAATATGGAAATACATGATATCCCTCTTCCAAACACGGGAAATAAAGAAGAAGATATTCGCATTATAAACACAACATACTCGCACCAGCTTGAAGACGTAGTCCGCAGGCATCCCGAGCAATGGTTTTGGTTCCACCGCAAATGGAAAACGCAGCAGATGGTAAGAGGTTAG
- a CDS encoding transposase yields MWITQGYTVKQLSKLSEHSQSTIRRTLKYWLSKEPNLCDEKELSKITHVLYDATYFHRGNCFLVLADNKTKKIFFCEFVRSENYQQARNYFDRLKAFGLRPKVLISDANQTILKVFQDVWANAIMQRCLIHASFQTIRFLHKNSKTKAAQDLKSIAIACSRIKSQKNKEEFENAYTNWRLKYEPFIKSLPNESYEYKEINKANTFLKDSLKDIFYFLKDRQIASNTNYLENLFKTLKENIRRHNGLTKKHKIAFVKWFFFFKNPKKTTLFEH; encoded by the coding sequence TTGTGGATTACACAAGGCTACACTGTAAAACAATTATCAAAATTGTCAGAGCATTCGCAATCTACAATTAGAAGGACACTTAAATACTGGCTTTCAAAAGAGCCTAATCTTTGTGATGAAAAAGAGCTGTCAAAAATCACACATGTTCTTTATGATGCAACATATTTTCACAGAGGCAATTGCTTTTTGGTTTTGGCTGATAACAAAACAAAAAAGATATTTTTCTGCGAATTTGTTAGAAGCGAAAACTATCAGCAAGCAAGAAACTATTTTGACAGATTAAAAGCATTTGGATTAAGACCAAAAGTTTTAATTTCCGACGCGAATCAAACAATATTGAAAGTCTTTCAAGATGTTTGGGCTAATGCCATAATGCAAAGATGTTTGATCCATGCCAGTTTCCAAACAATCAGGTTTTTGCATAAAAACTCTAAGACAAAAGCGGCGCAAGACTTAAAAAGCATTGCCATTGCCTGCTCAAGAATTAAAAGCCAAAAGAATAAAGAAGAATTTGAAAATGCTTACACAAACTGGCGTTTGAAATATGAACCTTTTATAAAATCTTTGCCAAATGAAAGCTATGAATACAAAGAAATAAACAAAGCAAATACTTTTTTAAAAGACTCGTTAAAAGATATTTTCTATTTTTTAAAAGATCGTCAAATAGCAAGCAATACGAATTATTTAGAAAATCTATTTAAGACATTAAAAGAAAATATACGCCGTCATAATGGGCTTACTAAAAAACATAAAATCGCTTTTGTTAAATGGTTTTTTTTCTTTAAAAACCCCAAAAAAACCACACTTTTTGAACATTAA
- a CDS encoding OmpA family protein, translating to MAITTSTDNYNISLADNIMFYIGFNVLSGTITGNGFALDGQSANPGMRLLSGNSLFFYGPITFQNYARSAGDNGQISYGGALFVTGAHNVHLDSATIVNFTSSTISFDSNRASVGNNGSAARGGGLFVGGVTAAQSASASSATAVVNFTSSTINFVLNTMYCSGARSIVQGAGLFVGGAVSGGAYTGVVNYSSGGTAVVNFISSIINFTSNRISGMAPMQGGGLFVGGSVSGGSYNAGAKNFSSNGTAVVNFASSTINFSNNALDVNRIAQGGGLFVGGAVSAGGYNSGNDSSSGTALVTFIDSEVNIDSNAAQDGGGMFIGGSISTGTSYGSVASANGIAQVTFAGSTITITGNTASASGGGIYIAGNYGNGASGGQASLIFENANVTIASNTATNGSAIYAVNGASVVFNNTNIEFLWNKSAGNGIAHWDASSYVGLENVKTIKAIGNQANNGGFLYLVNGVTVTFAGTATFDGNKATTNGGALYITGNTSQIIFADGSTITFTNNNAAQGGAVYATAGANVVFTTGAHYVVSNNTATYGGFIAVNNATATFKSGVDFSLSNSSATYGGFLYATNNAIANFENVYASSNSAALGGFIAAESGAVINIGSAVITGNVATSSGGAIYLQTSTANFNSAGGAIVFASNTANGKANDIYAAGSFINFNAVNNQISIFDGIYVGNGGNNTISKTGLGELYISGNNYMQGNFNVTAGSVTIDMSTFTFENGNWNVTTSSGVQIINSVVTIANTVVSSFTNNASNNNGLLYSYMSTITWTGSNVTFANNAGLNTFINLYSEAIFDGVRVDFTSNTTEGTSAIQNYGVVKFIGSTVTYAGNTQGSDSAVFNLSGSTMSHSGGKVSYISNSGVGNFGGGAAIGNQGSFLIYENEEVTFIDNFMSNTSYGGGALYNYYGEVKFSGSEVLFDSNSVTENGGAILNFGAQMEFTDSKAIFKNNAGYNAGAVGSWQSTTTFSDVVFDSNVAVSTGGAIAAMQQSYMYFVGVSSFIGNTATDDAGAIGIEESYLEFSSKTYFTGNKATAGVGGAIGVINSAVAFNNDAVFTANTAGANGGALYSYLSTITFTGANAIFTGNKALTGSGGAIYAVDDLVFDGANVDFTGNEALSGNGGAIFADDTILTIKNAVMTFMNNKALLGGAVYASNNSNITLSGRGSFTGNEANASGAAVYVTGGSTVTIEAANGDIIFSGNKVAGTPNDIYADNNSRLNLITSGTNTISIAGGILSNTAGSAIEVNKTGTGTLFMGGDNEVWGSFTATAGKVVLLESATFKANNIIFNGAGFDMTDDIDFDGSYLNTVNVKTFESDTQMLMDVFENGTSDQVFADSATIGGDLTLKVETGNYNNDTYYDLIISTVNQIYGAFTSSQIVTNGLTNLQSKIYYEQFTSSEVIRLWLRGVYNSNFESIGNATFNQTEVAKAFDKLSVDNTVAVHQFISNLWNSGAYTNEEKKSILSEISPYFITNVIESAAQDSDNNELYDRIKNHSTRNHTNSAIWAQVTGGNTKLGGDENSLGEYKDNRYGVMAGFDIYFGSMSSINKTMLGIYVNYKDHSITQQESKATLNKMGLGFYGGYIEESYEIKAMISGSKDSYETTRAIKLNGFAADRTASGKFDGLTLGADVEGALKYGIAKNTIFRPYAGAELKNVSYDGFTEAGASELNLKVEAGNYLRTTARLGAGVNYDDKTWAGYVNLEGKYLLTGKKYEIESVFEGTDVKFLSRGYEENGLILGATLGGSVRITEGLKFFINANAYTAEKFTNLYANAGLRYNFCGITHKEKPVVVEQPKPEPIPEPAVNKSESIDMSDDKVVEEQKVEALARRERPMIKKFDMKAASFAVGKATLTPRAKADIENMANEMKKYEYTSITIEGHTDSTGKASTNRTLSKARAKAVHDEFVANGISAAKMYYIGFGHTMPADTNKTVQGRANNRRVEIFVE from the coding sequence ATGGCCATAACAACCTCAACAGACAATTACAATATATCTTTAGCAGACAACATAATGTTTTACATCGGCTTTAATGTTTTAAGCGGCACAATTACCGGAAACGGATTTGCGTTAGACGGACAAAGTGCAAACCCCGGAATGAGGCTTCTTTCCGGAAACAGTTTGTTTTTTTATGGACCCATAACGTTTCAAAACTATGCAAGATCAGCGGGTGATAACGGACAGATATCGTATGGAGGAGCGTTGTTTGTAACCGGAGCGCACAATGTGCATTTAGATAGCGCAACTATAGTAAACTTTACATCGTCAACAATAAGTTTTGACTCCAATAGAGCATCTGTTGGAAACAATGGAAGCGCCGCGCGAGGCGGAGGACTATTTGTAGGAGGAGTGACCGCCGCCCAATCGGCAAGCGCCAGCAGCGCCACGGCGGTAGTAAACTTCACATCGTCAACAATAAATTTTGTGCTCAATACTATGTACTGTTCAGGCGCTAGATCCATAGTGCAAGGCGCAGGACTATTTGTGGGAGGAGCGGTTTCCGGCGGAGCATATACCGGAGTAGTTAATTACAGCAGCGGCGGCACAGCGGTAGTAAATTTCATATCGTCAATAATAAACTTCACAAGCAATAGAATATCCGGAATGGCGCCAATGCAAGGCGGAGGGCTTTTTGTGGGAGGATCGGTTTCCGGCGGATCATATAATGCCGGAGCAAAGAATTTCAGTAGTAACGGCACAGCGGTAGTAAATTTTGCATCATCAACAATAAACTTCTCAAACAATGCGTTAGATGTAAATAGAATCGCGCAAGGCGGAGGGCTATTCGTAGGCGGGGCAGTATCCGCCGGAGGATATAACTCCGGTAACGATTCCAGCAGCGGCACAGCATTAGTGACTTTCATAGATTCGGAAGTTAATATAGACAGTAACGCCGCGCAAGACGGCGGAGGAATGTTTATAGGCGGCTCAATTTCAACAGGTACATCTTATGGTAGCGTTGCATCAGCCAACGGCATAGCGCAAGTAACGTTTGCAGGGTCAACAATAACAATAACAGGCAACACCGCAAGCGCCAGCGGCGGAGGAATATATATAGCGGGCAACTATGGCAACGGCGCCAGCGGAGGGCAAGCAAGCCTAATATTTGAAAACGCAAACGTAACAATAGCAAGCAACACGGCAACAAACGGAAGCGCAATATACGCAGTAAACGGAGCAAGCGTAGTATTTAATAACACAAACATAGAATTTTTATGGAACAAAAGCGCCGGAAACGGAATAGCGCATTGGGACGCAAGCTCATATGTTGGGTTGGAGAATGTAAAAACAATAAAAGCAATAGGAAATCAAGCCAATAACGGCGGATTTTTGTATTTGGTAAATGGCGTTACAGTAACGTTTGCAGGAACGGCAACATTTGACGGCAATAAAGCAACTACAAACGGCGGAGCATTGTATATAACGGGCAATACAAGCCAGATAATTTTTGCAGATGGCAGCACAATAACATTTACAAATAACAACGCGGCGCAAGGCGGAGCAGTATATGCAACAGCCGGAGCAAACGTAGTATTTACAACCGGAGCGCATTACGTAGTAAGCAACAACACGGCAACCTACGGCGGATTTATAGCGGTAAATAATGCAACAGCAACGTTTAAATCGGGAGTAGATTTTAGCTTAAGCAATTCAAGCGCAACTTACGGCGGATTTTTATATGCAACAAATAATGCAATAGCCAATTTTGAAAATGTATATGCATCTTCAAACAGCGCGGCATTAGGCGGATTTATAGCAGCGGAAAGCGGAGCAGTAATAAACATAGGAAGCGCAGTAATAACCGGCAACGTAGCAACCAGCAGCGGAGGCGCAATATATTTGCAAACCAGCACGGCGAATTTTAACAGCGCGGGCGGCGCAATAGTATTTGCAAGCAACACGGCAAACGGAAAAGCGAATGATATTTACGCAGCGGGTTCGTTTATAAATTTCAACGCGGTAAATAATCAAATAAGTATATTTGACGGAATCTATGTCGGAAACGGCGGAAACAACACAATAAGCAAAACGGGATTAGGGGAATTGTATATAAGCGGAAATAATTATATGCAAGGCAACTTCAACGTAACGGCAGGAAGCGTGACAATAGATATGTCAACGTTTACATTTGAAAACGGAAATTGGAATGTAACAACATCGTCGGGCGTGCAAATAATAAATTCAGTAGTAACAATAGCAAATACAGTGGTATCAAGTTTTACAAACAATGCCTCTAATAACAATGGGTTATTGTATTCATATATGTCCACAATAACATGGACGGGAAGTAATGTAACGTTTGCAAACAACGCGGGGTTGAATACTTTTATTAATCTTTATTCAGAAGCAATTTTTGATGGGGTAAGGGTTGATTTTACAAGCAATACTACAGAAGGAACGAGTGCGATTCAGAATTACGGAGTTGTTAAATTTATAGGTAGCACAGTAACGTATGCGGGAAATACTCAAGGCAGTGATAGCGCTGTATTTAATCTTAGCGGTTCAACAATGAGTCATAGCGGGGGAAAAGTCAGTTATATAAGCAATAGCGGCGTGGGAAATTTTGGTGGAGGCGCAGCAATAGGAAATCAGGGAAGTTTCTTGATTTACGAAAATGAAGAAGTAACGTTTATAGATAATTTTATGAGTAATACTTCCTACGGAGGCGGCGCGCTGTATAATTATTATGGGGAAGTAAAGTTTAGTGGAAGCGAAGTATTATTTGACAGTAATAGCGTAACAGAAAACGGAGGAGCGATACTAAATTTTGGTGCGCAAATGGAATTTACAGATTCGAAAGCTATATTTAAAAATAATGCGGGATATAATGCAGGAGCGGTAGGAAGTTGGCAGAGCACAACAACGTTTAGCGATGTTGTATTTGATTCAAACGTAGCAGTATCAACCGGCGGAGCAATAGCGGCAATGCAACAAAGCTACATGTATTTTGTGGGGGTATCATCATTTATAGGAAACACAGCTACAGATGATGCAGGAGCAATAGGCATAGAAGAGAGTTATTTGGAGTTTAGCAGCAAAACATATTTTACGGGAAATAAAGCGACAGCAGGTGTAGGCGGAGCGATAGGTGTAATAAATTCCGCAGTAGCATTTAATAACGACGCAGTGTTTACTGCAAACACAGCCGGAGCAAACGGCGGAGCGTTGTATTCATATCTGTCAACAATAACATTTACGGGCGCAAACGCAATATTTACAGGAAACAAAGCGTTAACCGGAAGCGGAGGAGCAATCTACGCAGTGGATGATTTGGTCTTTGACGGAGCAAACGTAGATTTCACCGGAAACGAAGCGTTAAGCGGAAACGGAGGAGCAATATTTGCCGACGACACAATACTAACAATAAAGAACGCAGTGATGACGTTTATGAACAACAAAGCATTGCTTGGCGGAGCAGTGTACGCAAGCAACAATTCAAACATAACATTGTCGGGTCGTGGAAGTTTTACAGGAAATGAGGCGAATGCCTCAGGAGCCGCGGTTTACGTAACAGGCGGCAGCACAGTAACAATAGAAGCCGCAAACGGCGATATAATATTTAGCGGCAACAAGGTTGCCGGAACGCCAAACGATATATACGCGGACAACAATAGCCGACTAAACTTAATAACCTCCGGAACCAACACAATAAGTATAGCAGGAGGAATATTAAGCAACACAGCGGGCAGCGCAATAGAAGTAAACAAAACGGGAACAGGAACGCTCTTTATGGGCGGTGACAACGAAGTCTGGGGCAGCTTCACAGCGACAGCGGGAAAAGTAGTGCTGTTGGAAAGCGCAACGTTTAAAGCAAACAACATAATATTTAACGGAGCCGGGTTCGACATGACCGACGACATAGACTTTGACGGCAGCTACTTAAACACAGTAAACGTCAAAACGTTTGAAAGCGACACGCAAATGTTGATGGACGTGTTTGAAAATGGAACAAGCGACCAAGTGTTTGCCGACAGCGCCACAATAGGCGGTGACTTAACGTTGAAAGTAGAAACGGGCAACTACAATAACGATACGTATTACGATTTAATAATATCAACGGTAAACCAAATATACGGAGCGTTCACAAGCTCGCAAATAGTAACAAACGGATTAACAAACCTGCAAAGCAAAATATATTACGAACAGTTTACATCGTCGGAAGTAATAAGATTGTGGCTGAGAGGCGTGTATAATTCAAATTTTGAAAGTATTGGTAACGCAACGTTTAACCAAACGGAAGTAGCAAAAGCGTTTGACAAGTTGTCGGTAGATAACACAGTAGCGGTGCATCAGTTTATAAGCAACCTGTGGAACAGCGGCGCATATACAAACGAAGAAAAAAAGAGCATATTGTCGGAAATATCGCCGTATTTCATAACAAACGTAATAGAAAGCGCAGCGCAAGACAGCGACAATAACGAGTTGTATGACAGAATAAAAAACCACAGCACAAGAAACCACACAAACAGCGCAATATGGGCGCAAGTAACGGGAGGAAACACAAAGTTAGGCGGCGACGAAAACAGCCTTGGCGAATACAAAGATAATAGATACGGAGTAATGGCAGGGTTTGACATATACTTTGGAAGCATGAGCAGCATAAACAAAACGATGTTGGGAATATATGTAAATTATAAAGACCACAGCATAACCCAGCAGGAAAGCAAAGCGACGCTAAACAAAATGGGATTAGGCTTCTACGGCGGATATATAGAAGAAAGCTACGAAATAAAAGCAATGATAAGCGGAAGTAAAGACAGCTACGAAACAACAAGAGCAATAAAGCTGAACGGATTTGCAGCCGACAGAACGGCAAGCGGAAAGTTTGACGGATTAACGTTAGGAGCGGACGTAGAAGGCGCATTGAAATATGGTATAGCAAAGAACACAATATTCAGACCATACGCAGGAGCAGAATTAAAGAACGTGAGCTACGACGGCTTCACAGAAGCCGGAGCAAGCGAACTAAATCTAAAAGTAGAAGCAGGCAACTATTTAAGAACAACAGCAAGGTTAGGAGCGGGAGTAAACTACGACGACAAAACCTGGGCAGGGTATGTAAACCTTGAAGGAAAATACTTGCTGACAGGCAAGAAATACGAAATAGAAAGCGTATTTGAAGGAACAGACGTGAAGTTCTTAAGCAGAGGCTACGAAGAAAACGGATTGATATTAGGAGCAACGCTCGGTGGAAGCGTCCGAATAACAGAAGGCCTAAAATTCTTCATAAACGCCAACGCCTACACAGCCGAAAAGTTCACAAACCTCTACGCAAACGCGGGATTGAGATATAATTTCTGCGGAATAACGCACAAAGAAAAACCGGTAGTTGTAGAACAACCAAAACCGGAACCAATACCGGAACCTGCAGTAAACAAATCTGAATCAATAGATATGAGCGACGATAAAGTAGTGGAAGAACAAAAAGTTGAAGCGTTAGCCAGAAGAGAACGCCCGATGATAAAAAAGTTTGATATGAAAGCGGCAAGCTTTGCCGTAGGGAAAGCAACATTAACGCCGAGAGCAAAAGCAGATATAGAGAATATGGCAAATGAAATGAAGAAATACGAATACACATCAATAACAATAGAAGGACACACAGACAGCACAGGAAAAGCAAGCACAAACAGAACGTTGTCAAAAGCAAGAGCAAAAGCAGTGCATGACGAGTTTGTAGCCAATGGAATAAGCGCAGCAAAAATGTATTACATAGGCTTCGGTCACACAATGCCCGCCGACACAAACAAAACAGTACAAGGCCGAGCCAACAACAGAAGAGTAGAAATATTTGTAGAATAG
- a CDS encoding nucleoside deaminase, translating into MKKTKNNFIEISIKVAEGNVLKNLGGPFGAVVVKNGKVIAAAGNSVTKKNDPTAHAEIEAIRKAAKKLKTFDLSSCEIYSSCKPCPMCLSAIYWANIKKIYYAANSKAAARAGFRDDFIYKEFAKPAEKRKIKEAQQNAPSKNNPFKLWKKSQQKVKY; encoded by the coding sequence ATGAAAAAAACTAAAAATAATTTTATTGAAATTTCTATAAAAGTTGCCGAGGGTAATGTTTTAAAAAATCTCGGCGGGCCGTTTGGCGCGGTTGTTGTTAAAAACGGAAAAGTTATTGCCGCCGCCGGAAATTCGGTTACCAAAAAAAATGATCCTACCGCTCATGCTGAAATAGAAGCCATAAGAAAAGCCGCAAAAAAACTGAAAACTTTTGACCTTTCATCTTGCGAAATTTATTCTTCGTGCAAACCTTGTCCTATGTGTTTAAGCGCTATATATTGGGCAAATATAAAAAAAATTTATTACGCGGCAAATTCAAAAGCCGCCGCGCGCGCAGGTTTTAGAGACGATTTTATTTATAAAGAATTTGCAAAACCGGCGGAAAAAAGAAAAATTAAGGAAGCACAACAAAATGCGCCGTCTAAAAACAACCCCTTTAAGTTGTGGAAAAAATCCCAACAAAAGGTTAAATATTAA
- a CDS encoding glycosyltransferase family 9 protein, translating to MKKILVITNGNIGDFVMATSALKLLRQTLPDTNITLITSIKVKSFIDFNFVNSVIYTNFSFTKSALKQRLDQLRWFFTNYFKIKNSNFDTCIFLDHSRFFAKAVSLIKIKNTVGPLTWWCGKDILNPNLNTLTKIVPLPKDSDNTHMVERYQTIVRNYLENDNFTMPVLPTTKNETREKVKVLLNRTKKYAVTFSLRGDEIKGNKKIYPAEHVIEIIKSLNSKFEIDFYILGTKTLYEETERLKKQTLKGNCPQDDSYNKRQSAAPLARNNNSISIYNLCGKTSLTELKAVFEQTDLLISVDTGTIHIAATTDTNIIGLYGANNGNSFPVSHKAEILYVKQSCSPCNYTRTVLGIPCAYGDKPKCLNDITPDMVVEAALKIITK from the coding sequence ATGAAAAAAATTCTTGTTATAACTAACGGCAATATAGGCGATTTTGTAATGGCTACATCAGCTTTAAAACTGCTAAGACAAACTCTGCCCGACACAAACATAACGCTTATTACTTCAATTAAAGTTAAAAGTTTTATTGATTTTAATTTTGTTAACTCCGTAATCTACACAAATTTTTCTTTTACAAAAAGCGCGCTTAAACAAAGATTAGATCAGCTTCGCTGGTTTTTTACAAATTACTTCAAAATAAAAAATTCTAATTTTGATACTTGTATATTTTTAGATCACTCAAGATTTTTTGCAAAAGCCGTTTCATTGATAAAAATAAAAAACACGGTAGGACCTCTTACATGGTGGTGCGGTAAAGATATTTTAAATCCAAATTTAAATACGCTTACAAAAATTGTTCCCCTTCCAAAAGATTCCGATAACACGCACATGGTTGAAAGATATCAGACAATAGTCAGAAATTATTTGGAAAACGATAATTTTACTATGCCTGTTTTGCCGACAACAAAAAATGAAACGCGAGAAAAAGTAAAAGTTCTCTTAAACAGAACAAAAAAATACGCCGTAACTTTTTCTTTACGCGGCGACGAAATAAAAGGAAATAAAAAAATTTACCCCGCTGAACATGTTATTGAAATAATAAAATCTCTAAATAGCAAATTTGAAATTGATTTTTATATTCTTGGAACAAAAACATTATACGAAGAGACTGAAAGGCTTAAAAAGCAGACCCTGAAGGGCAATTGCCCTCAGGATGACAGCTATAACAAACGACAGAGTGCTGCGCCTTTGGCTCGTAATAACAACTCTATTAGTATTTACAATCTTTGCGGGAAAACCTCTTTAACTGAACTGAAAGCCGTTTTTGAGCAGACGGATTTACTAATTTCAGTTGACACAGGAACAATTCATATAGCTGCAACTACAGATACAAATATTATAGGCCTATACGGCGCAAACAATGGAAACTCTTTTCCCGTAAGTCATAAAGCTGAAATTTTATATGTTAAACAGTCATGTTCCCCATGTAACTACACAAGAACCGTTTTAGGAATTCCCTGCGCCTACGGCGACAAACCAAAATGTCTTAACGATATAACGCCTGATATGGTGGTTGAGGCAGCGCTGAAGATAATAACAAAGTGA